A single genomic interval of Treponema sp. J25 harbors:
- a CDS encoding glycosyltransferase family 4 protein encodes MYLTRTNKIQRIGFVSTRFKGTDGVSLETDKWSRVLERMGYGCYFFAGQSDRPPERSMVDERAFFAHPLVQELHHQCYGTTLRSEALTARIHELRKELKKSLYDFIGTFNIDALIVENALTIPLHIPFGLAITEVIAETGLPTVAHHHDFVWERQRFMVNCVEDYLAMAFPPRLHSINHVVINSEARRQLSYRCGLSSIIIPNVFDFEEAPPEMDSYARSLREDLGIKEGEYLFLQPTRIIARKGIEHAIELVHRLGKRGIVAKLLISHQERDEGSAYYERTREYARLLGVDVLVRPDIIGAHRGTSSTGQRQYSLWDCYVNADFVTYPSTYEGFGNAFLEALWFKKPILVNRYSIFEQDIEPVGFDVVLMDTYITEDTVDTVVSLLKNPELTRLIGSKNFELAKKFFSFRLLEERLRQVFMNFGQV; translated from the coding sequence GTGTACCTTACCAGAACAAACAAAATTCAACGGATCGGCTTCGTTTCTACCCGTTTTAAGGGAACCGATGGGGTTTCCCTGGAAACGGACAAATGGAGTCGGGTCCTGGAGCGGATGGGGTATGGTTGTTACTTCTTTGCAGGCCAATCGGACCGACCCCCGGAACGAAGCATGGTGGATGAGCGGGCCTTTTTTGCTCATCCGCTGGTACAGGAGCTTCACCATCAGTGTTATGGGACCACCCTTCGTTCTGAAGCCTTGACCGCTCGGATCCATGAATTACGGAAGGAACTTAAAAAATCCCTCTACGACTTTATAGGAACCTTTAATATCGATGCCCTTATTGTGGAAAATGCCCTGACGATTCCCCTGCATATTCCTTTTGGCCTTGCGATCACGGAGGTAATTGCCGAGACAGGGCTTCCCACGGTGGCCCATCACCATGATTTTGTGTGGGAACGACAACGTTTTATGGTGAACTGTGTGGAAGACTACCTGGCCATGGCCTTTCCTCCGCGGCTCCATTCTATTAATCATGTGGTCATTAATAGTGAAGCCCGCAGACAGCTTTCGTACCGATGTGGGCTTTCGTCTATCATCATTCCCAATGTCTTTGATTTTGAAGAGGCCCCTCCTGAAATGGATAGCTATGCCCGGAGTTTACGCGAGGATTTGGGGATAAAGGAGGGGGAATACCTTTTTTTACAGCCCACCCGCATCATTGCCCGGAAGGGAATAGAACACGCTATCGAGTTGGTCCATCGCCTGGGAAAACGGGGAATTGTGGCGAAGCTCCTTATCAGTCATCAGGAACGGGACGAAGGGAGCGCCTATTATGAGCGTACCCGGGAGTATGCCCGCCTGTTGGGGGTAGATGTGCTGGTTCGGCCCGATATTATTGGTGCCCACCGGGGAACGAGTTCCACCGGGCAGCGCCAGTATAGCCTATGGGATTGCTATGTAAACGCCGATTTTGTAACCTATCCCTCTACGTACGAGGGGTTTGGAAACGCCTTTCTGGAAGCCCTCTGGTTTAAAAAGCCTATCCTGGTGAACCGCTATTCTATCTTTGAACAGGATATTGAACCGGTAGGTTTTGATGTGGTTCTAATGGACACCTATATCACCGAAGACACGGTGGATACGGTTGTTTCTCTTCTTAAAAATCCGGAGCTTACCCGTCTTATTGGAAGTAAGAATTTTGAACTGGCAAAGAAATTCTTTTCTTTCAGGCTGCTTGAAGAACGCCTGCGACAGGTGTTTATGAACTTTGGACAGGTGTAG
- a CDS encoding sigma-54 dependent transcriptional regulator → MMHILVVDDDPLQLEQMSRILQHMQYPPVEIFTADSYGSALRIFNAIVVDLVITDLRLPDGSGLDILKEVKKTNPMVPVIVMTAFSSAQEAVEILKAGADDYLIKPTKAQDIEKIVLRSYEKNMLIRESFLPPLEGKTTSPFAEGIIYKSESMAFVMQIAARCAESDATVVVSGESGTGKELVARFIHERSLRKHKPFVAVNISALPESLAESELFGHKRGAFTGADTDRIGRFELADGGTLFIDEIGDVPIHLQVKLLRVLQFGIIERVGENTPRKLDVRVIAATNKNLPQLVEQGLFRKDLFYRINVITLDLPPLRERKEDIPLLVQHFIEKFNQRNHRMVQGVSREAMEHLMRYDYPGNVRELENIIERAVVLSRGDIILERDLPPLPFGRPSSTNTLSFPLDYREVLGSFERTLIERALQETKGNKSAAARLLGISERHLRSRLERLYPKDSPLLKVTQ, encoded by the coding sequence ATGATGCATATTCTGGTGGTGGACGATGATCCCCTCCAATTGGAACAAATGAGCCGGATTCTCCAGCACATGCAATATCCACCGGTGGAAATTTTTACCGCCGATTCCTATGGAAGTGCCCTTCGGATTTTTAATGCTATCGTGGTTGATTTAGTAATCACCGATCTCCGCCTCCCCGATGGGTCTGGCCTGGACATCCTTAAGGAAGTAAAAAAAACTAATCCCATGGTGCCCGTGATAGTAATGACCGCCTTTTCCAGTGCCCAGGAAGCGGTGGAAATCCTCAAGGCGGGGGCCGATGATTATCTTATAAAACCAACTAAGGCTCAGGATATAGAAAAGATTGTTCTTCGTTCCTATGAAAAAAACATGCTTATCCGGGAATCTTTCTTACCCCCTTTGGAAGGGAAAACCACGAGCCCTTTTGCAGAGGGTATTATTTATAAAAGCGAATCCATGGCCTTTGTGATGCAAATCGCCGCCCGTTGTGCCGAAAGTGATGCCACCGTGGTGGTTTCGGGAGAAAGCGGAACAGGGAAGGAACTGGTGGCCCGCTTTATTCACGAGCGCAGTTTACGGAAGCACAAACCCTTTGTGGCGGTAAACATTTCTGCCCTGCCGGAATCCCTGGCAGAAAGCGAGCTTTTTGGGCATAAACGGGGGGCCTTTACGGGGGCCGATACAGACCGAATCGGGCGCTTTGAACTTGCCGATGGGGGGACCCTCTTTATCGATGAAATTGGGGATGTACCTATCCACTTACAGGTAAAGCTTCTCCGGGTCCTTCAATTTGGAATCATAGAACGGGTAGGAGAAAACACTCCCCGCAAACTGGATGTGCGGGTAATTGCGGCGACCAATAAAAACCTCCCCCAATTGGTAGAACAGGGGCTTTTTCGGAAGGATCTCTTTTACCGCATCAATGTGATTACCCTGGATCTTCCTCCCCTTCGGGAACGAAAAGAGGATATTCCCCTTTTGGTACAGCACTTTATCGAGAAATTTAACCAGCGGAACCATCGGATGGTTCAGGGCGTTTCCCGGGAGGCCATGGAACATCTTATGCGTTACGATTATCCGGGAAATGTGCGGGAACTGGAGAATATTATTGAACGGGCGGTGGTTCTTTCGCGGGGGGATATCATCCTTGAACGGGATCTTCCTCCCCTTCCCTTTGGGAGACCCAGCAGTACGAACACCCTTTCTTTTCCCCTGGATTATCGAGAGGTGCTGGGAAGTTTTGAACGTACCCTTATTGAGCGGGCCCTACAGGAAACAAAGGGTAATAAAAGTGCCGCGGCTCGCCTTTTAGGGATTTCTGAACGACACCTGCGGTCCCGGTTAGAACGGCTGTATCCGAAGGATTCGCCGCTCCTCAAAGTAACTCAATAG
- the leuS gene encoding leucine--tRNA ligase, translating to MARYPFDIIEPKWQKYWEEHKTFRAVEDPAIPKEKRRYVLDMFPYPSAQGLHVGHPEGYTATDIYCRYLRMRGYNVLHPMGFDAFGLPAENYAIKTGTHPATTTRANINRFREQIKALGFSYDWDREVSTCEPEYYKWTQWIFLKLFEKGLAYEAETPINWCPSCKTGLANEEVKEGCCDRCGTRVTRKRIRQWILKITAYAERLLQDLDELDWPEPVKLMQRNWIGRSEGANVIFQIEGHPDQLEIYTTRPDTLFGATYMVLAPEHPLVEKITTPEQRKAVQAYIEEAAKKSDLERTDLAKEKTGVFTGAYAINPVNGKKIPIWIADYVLISYGTGAIMAVPAHDERDWDFAKVFGLPIIQVVSPTPPEPGEDYSKTPSVCFTEEGYAVNSGEFTGLPTAEFKKKIVSWLEAKGLGRRAVNYKLRDWIFSRQRYWGEPIPIVHCQNCGIVPLPEDQLPLTLPEVQSYAPTGTGESPLAAITDWVNTTCPRCGGPAKRETNTMPQWAGSCWYYLRYLDPKNDTALASRQAIEYWMPVDLYVGGTEHAVLHLLYSRFWHKVLYDLGIVNTKEPFQRLVNQGMILGEDGQKMSKSRGNVINPDDIIREYGADSMRVYEMFMGPLEVSKPWSTAGLVGVSRFLERLWAIGEKPLCKDLSDSGLSEEEQQKLLRLLHKTIKKVTHDTETLNFNTAISQMMIYSGELAKAERIPRSLWEPFVLLLAPYAPHLAEELWQKLGHSGSLAYEPWPTYDEELCKETEVTIVVQVNGKIRDKFNAVPGTSKEELEKTAQALPGVQKWIEGHRVIKIISVPDKLVNIVIQ from the coding sequence ATGGCACGATACCCCTTTGATATCATTGAACCTAAATGGCAAAAATACTGGGAAGAGCATAAGACCTTCCGGGCAGTAGAAGATCCGGCAATTCCAAAAGAAAAGCGCCGCTATGTCCTTGACATGTTCCCCTATCCTTCCGCCCAGGGGCTGCATGTGGGACATCCCGAAGGATATACCGCCACGGATATTTACTGCCGCTACCTCAGGATGAGGGGCTACAACGTGCTTCATCCCATGGGATTTGACGCCTTTGGGCTTCCTGCAGAAAACTATGCCATTAAAACAGGGACCCATCCTGCTACCACAACCCGGGCCAATATTAACCGTTTTCGGGAACAGATAAAAGCCCTGGGCTTTTCCTACGATTGGGATCGGGAAGTTTCTACCTGTGAACCGGAATATTACAAGTGGACCCAGTGGATATTCCTGAAACTCTTCGAGAAGGGGCTTGCCTACGAGGCGGAGACCCCCATTAACTGGTGCCCCTCCTGTAAAACCGGTCTTGCCAACGAGGAAGTAAAAGAGGGCTGCTGCGACCGCTGTGGGACCCGGGTTACCCGAAAGCGGATCCGTCAGTGGATCTTAAAAATCACCGCCTATGCGGAACGACTTTTACAGGATCTGGACGAGTTGGACTGGCCTGAGCCGGTAAAACTCATGCAGCGGAACTGGATCGGCCGTTCCGAAGGGGCCAATGTGATTTTCCAGATCGAAGGCCATCCGGACCAGCTTGAAATTTACACCACCCGGCCTGACACCCTCTTTGGGGCAACCTACATGGTGCTTGCCCCGGAGCACCCCCTGGTAGAAAAAATTACTACCCCTGAACAGCGGAAAGCCGTACAGGCCTATATTGAAGAGGCGGCCAAGAAGAGTGACCTGGAACGGACCGACCTGGCCAAGGAAAAAACGGGCGTCTTTACCGGGGCCTACGCGATCAATCCCGTCAATGGCAAGAAAATCCCCATCTGGATCGCCGACTACGTGCTTATCTCCTACGGCACGGGGGCCATCATGGCCGTCCCCGCCCATGACGAACGGGACTGGGACTTCGCCAAGGTTTTTGGGCTTCCCATCATTCAGGTGGTGTCCCCTACTCCCCCAGAGCCCGGTGAGGATTACAGCAAAACCCCCAGTGTTTGCTTTACCGAAGAGGGCTATGCGGTCAATTCAGGGGAGTTTACCGGCCTTCCAACGGCGGAATTTAAGAAAAAAATCGTCTCCTGGCTTGAAGCAAAAGGCCTTGGCCGGCGGGCAGTAAACTACAAGCTCCGGGACTGGATCTTCAGCCGCCAGCGTTACTGGGGGGAACCGATCCCCATCGTGCACTGCCAGAACTGCGGCATCGTTCCATTGCCTGAGGACCAGCTTCCCCTGACCCTGCCGGAGGTACAGTCCTATGCCCCCACCGGCACCGGAGAATCACCCCTCGCGGCTATTACCGACTGGGTAAACACCACCTGCCCCCGCTGCGGAGGACCGGCAAAACGGGAAACGAACACCATGCCCCAATGGGCGGGGTCCTGCTGGTACTATCTGCGGTATCTGGATCCCAAAAACGATACGGCCCTGGCATCCCGACAGGCTATCGAATACTGGATGCCGGTGGATCTCTACGTGGGTGGTACGGAACACGCGGTGTTACACCTTCTCTACAGCCGCTTCTGGCACAAGGTGCTCTATGATCTGGGGATTGTAAATACCAAGGAACCCTTCCAGCGCCTCGTAAACCAGGGGATGATCCTGGGCGAAGATGGCCAGAAAATGAGTAAGAGCCGGGGAAACGTCATTAATCCCGACGATATAATCCGGGAGTATGGGGCCGATTCCATGCGGGTCTACGAAATGTTCATGGGACCCCTGGAGGTAAGTAAACCCTGGTCTACGGCGGGCCTTGTGGGGGTATCCCGCTTCCTGGAACGTCTGTGGGCCATCGGCGAAAAGCCCCTTTGCAAGGATCTTTCAGACAGCGGTCTTTCCGAAGAGGAACAACAAAAGCTGCTACGGCTGCTGCATAAAACCATAAAAAAGGTAACCCACGATACGGAAACCCTTAATTTTAACACCGCCATCAGCCAGATGATGATCTATTCAGGAGAGTTAGCAAAGGCAGAGCGGATTCCCCGTTCCCTGTGGGAACCCTTTGTCCTCCTGCTTGCCCCCTATGCGCCCCACCTGGCGGAAGAACTCTGGCAAAAATTGGGGCACTCCGGGTCTCTGGCCTACGAACCCTGGCCGACTTACGATGAGGAACTGTGCAAAGAAACAGAAGTTACCATCGTGGTACAGGTGAACGGCAAAATCCGGGATAAATTCAATGCGGTTCCCGGCACAAGCAAAGAGGAGCTTGAAAAAACGGCCCAGGCCCTGCCGGGGGTTCAGAAATGGATTGAAGGGCATCGGGTTATCAAGATTATTTCTGTACCGGATAAACTGGTGAACATCGTGATCCAGTAA
- a CDS encoding cobalamin-binding protein, whose product MQKKLNKSMYLMGFILTIGSFLNFLYAQEKPIVVQDVLKRSHSFTKPVTRIVSLSPAVTETLYAIGAGATLVGNTTYCTYPEAALEVQKVGGYSADTISVERIIQQQPELVIGEISMHRSLENTLKEAAIHFFLVDITRIEDIYTLIQNLAIITGRSAEGQALTKNLQERVNRITNLVAKKKTPRPRVFWEVWNEPLMTCGPHTFIGQILNLAGGQNIFSDLSENWPIVSSEMVLVRNPDYIMSTRTHGEALDLETLKRRPGWANLPAVRNRNIILFDDDIISRPGPRFVDAVELVAKALHPELF is encoded by the coding sequence ATGCAAAAAAAACTGAACAAAAGCATGTACCTCATGGGCTTTATTCTTACGATAGGTTCATTCCTGAATTTTCTGTATGCCCAGGAGAAACCAATAGTAGTCCAGGATGTACTTAAACGGTCCCATTCTTTTACCAAACCGGTAACTCGGATCGTAAGTCTTTCTCCAGCCGTTACCGAGACCCTCTACGCCATCGGTGCAGGTGCGACCCTGGTAGGGAACACCACCTACTGTACCTATCCTGAGGCAGCTCTGGAAGTACAAAAGGTAGGGGGCTACTCGGCGGATACCATCAGTGTGGAACGGATTATCCAGCAACAGCCAGAGCTCGTGATAGGCGAGATTTCTATGCACCGATCCCTGGAGAATACCCTTAAAGAAGCAGCGATTCACTTTTTTCTTGTAGATATTACCCGGATTGAAGATATTTACACCCTCATTCAGAACCTAGCTATCATAACAGGACGTTCTGCCGAAGGGCAAGCCCTTACAAAAAACTTACAAGAACGGGTAAACCGCATTACAAACCTTGTGGCAAAGAAAAAAACTCCCCGGCCCCGGGTTTTCTGGGAAGTGTGGAACGAACCCCTCATGACCTGCGGACCCCACACCTTTATCGGGCAAATCCTTAACCTGGCGGGGGGGCAAAACATCTTTTCAGACCTTTCAGAGAACTGGCCAATTGTTTCCTCTGAAATGGTACTTGTCCGAAATCCCGACTATATCATGAGTACCCGTACCCATGGGGAGGCCCTGGATCTAGAAACCCTGAAACGCCGACCCGGTTGGGCTAATCTCCCGGCGGTACGGAATCGGAACATCATTCTTTTTGATGATGACATTATAAGTAGACCCGGTCCCCGCTTTGTAGATGCGGTGGAACTCGTGGCTAAAGCATTACATCCGGAACTCTTCTAA